The nucleotide sequence ATTGGTTATTTTAGTATTGGAGAAGCAGAAGATTATAGAGGTTATTGGAAAGAAGGATGGGATAGAAAACTGCCTAATTGGATCTCCCATGAAAATGAAAATTGGAAAGGTAACTATATCGTTAGATACTGGTCGAAAGAATGGGGGAAAATAGTGAATGAGATGTTAAGTAAATTTATAGATACAGGTTTTGATGGTGTTTTTTTAGATACAATAGATACCTATGAAAGTTTTGAGAAGGAGGAGTAATTATGGAAAGAAGAAGAAAAAATACTATATTTTTTTTAGAAAACATTTTTTATTTTACTCTAATAGTTGCTTTATTCAGGAATATATTGGGATATCAGGAACAATTTTTAGAGTTAAACATACATCCACTATTAATTTTAACAGGAATAATGGCTTATAGGTATGGTGTACATTTAGGAGTATTAAGTGCAACAATGGCAACTATGGTGTATATGTATGTTTACTCAAATTTAGGTCATGACCTTGTAGTGTTTTTTTATGATTTTAAATACTATAAATTCCTTTTGATGTTCTATATCTTATCTTTTATATTAGGAAGGATAAAGGATAATCAAAATGAAAAAACAAAAGACCTGAATCAGGAAATTTCCCTCATACATAAAAACTATAAGAGTTTATATGATAACAACACTAAGTTGGTATATTTAAATAATCGTATGAAAGGCCAGATTATAAAATCGGAAGAAAGTATTATAGCCCTCCACGGGATAGCGAATACCTTGGATATTTTAGATATAGAGGAGGTTCTTACAAATCTAATAGGAGTTTTTAAAACATATATAAATGCAGAAGTTTTATCTCTTTATGATGTTGATCACTCAAAAAACTATATGAGATTAAAAGTAGCAGTAGGAGAGAATAGAAAATTACCAAGTTCTATAGAAATATCTAAATATCCAAATTTTGAAAAGGTAATAAAGGAAAAAAAATATGGGAAAAGAGACGGTGAGGACTTGGACGTTCCTGTATTCTATGCACCTATTTTAAATAATGGGGAGGTGATAGGTATATTAAATATTGAAAGGTTATCCTATGAAACCTATACTACCTATACAGAGAAACTTTTTGAAATATTAGTATCTTGGACCAGTAAATCTATCTCTAACGCCATATCTTATAGTGAAAAAATAAAGGATGAAATATACTATGAAAAAACTTTGATCATGAGAGAAAAATTCTTTAAAAAAAGAGTGGATGAGGAGGAAAAAAGAGGAGATATGTTTGAATTATCCTATGTACTTATTAAATTTAAAGTATTGGTAGAAGACTTAAAAGAGATAGAATTGAATATAAGGAGTGTAGATAAGGCAGGTTATTCAGAGGATAAAAAACTCTTATATATCATCTTTCCTGCAACTCAGT is from Psychrilyobacter atlanticus DSM 19335 and encodes:
- a CDS encoding GAF domain-containing protein, whose product is MERRRKNTIFFLENIFYFTLIVALFRNILGYQEQFLELNIHPLLILTGIMAYRYGVHLGVLSATMATMVYMYVYSNLGHDLVVFFYDFKYYKFLLMFYILSFILGRIKDNQNEKTKDLNQEISLIHKNYKSLYDNNTKLVYLNNRMKGQIIKSEESIIALHGIANTLDILDIEEVLTNLIGVFKTYINAEVLSLYDVDHSKNYMRLKVAVGENRKLPSSIEISKYPNFEKVIKEKKYGKRDGEDLDVPVFYAPILNNGEVIGILNIERLSYETYTTYTEKLFEILVSWTSKSISNAISYSEKIKDEIYYEKTLIMREKFFKKRVDEEEKRGDMFELSYVLIKFKVLVEDLKEIELNIRSVDKAGYSEDKKLLYIIFPATQLKNIELLKSKMLEKNLGILEEYHED